The Niallia alba genome includes a window with the following:
- a CDS encoding phosphotransferase family protein produces MEHLLGQDWEITPAGGETGEAFFAQNNGQKLFLKRNSSPFLAVLSAEGIVPKLVWTKRFENGDVFTAQQWLIGREFGHSDMTDERVTMLLKKIHTSKPLLEMLKRLGKTSFHPDMILTVIKAEIDDELKENEDITRYIQFLEDNLPFIKTTEHVVCHCDVNHNNWLLSEDNQLYLIDWDGAMIADPAIDLGMLLYWYIPKKDWKNWLHTYGYELTDHLSLRMKWYVIAQTINSIRWYKKKGRYSEMERWMQFLHDID; encoded by the coding sequence TTGGAACATTTATTAGGGCAAGATTGGGAAATAACCCCTGCAGGTGGAGAAACAGGCGAAGCCTTTTTTGCACAAAATAATGGACAAAAGCTTTTTTTGAAGCGGAATTCTTCTCCGTTTTTAGCTGTGCTTTCTGCAGAAGGAATCGTCCCAAAACTTGTTTGGACAAAAAGATTTGAAAACGGAGATGTTTTTACTGCTCAGCAATGGCTGATTGGTAGGGAATTTGGTCATTCCGATATGACGGATGAAAGAGTAACCATGTTACTTAAGAAAATTCATACCTCTAAGCCTTTATTAGAGATGCTCAAAAGGCTAGGTAAAACGTCTTTTCATCCTGATATGATTTTGACAGTTATAAAAGCAGAGATAGACGATGAATTAAAAGAAAACGAGGATATCACACGTTATATCCAATTTTTAGAGGATAATCTTCCATTTATCAAAACAACGGAGCATGTTGTATGCCATTGTGATGTTAATCATAACAACTGGTTGCTCTCTGAAGACAACCAGTTGTATCTAATTGATTGGGATGGTGCGATGATTGCAGACCCAGCAATTGATTTAGGAATGTTACTTTATTGGTATATTCCAAAGAAAGATTGGAAAAATTGGTTACACACATATGGGTATGAACTAACAGATCATTTATCCTTACGAATGAAATGGTATGTTATAGCCCAAACCATCAACTCCATACGCTGGTACAAGAAGAAGGGGCGTTATAGCGAGATGGAAAGATGGATGCAATTTTTACATGATATTGATTAA
- the pulA gene encoding type I pullulanase, with protein MRDLLSIRRSFFAYLDEMSLITVLLPYSYFHGESTAFLLKGEKHPINLVIESKEKMQHFVKYKCRLNEKIQIGQKYEVEDGNKGITDLQIGAVIRTPSFDEEFYYDGPLGVDYSSNQRIFYLWAPTAQQVKLVLQSPDLSNKERTIVEMERQEKGVWKTIYEDEVEGYFYSYLVLINLEWKEAIDPYAVAVSVNGETGVIVDLNKTRRQKPVLPALDHAVDSVIYEAHIRDLTIHPDSGIQQKGKYLGVTELNTETNKKKPSGLSYIKDLGVTHIEFLPVHDFEEIDELEVLKKYNWGYNPSHYNVPEGSYSTDPIDPYVRINELKEMIYTVQEQGIRVILDVVYNHVYKKEDSSFEKIVPGYFFRYDKYGMPSNGTGVGNDIASERSMVRRYIVDSVRFWIEEYQIDGLRFDLMGILDCQTMKEVRAICDNVDKSILIIGEGWDLATPINHDEKAIIANQQLLPRIGQFNDQFRDKLKGSTFDIYDRGYALGNKQYKDEIPELLAGSIGTYKDKGMFFEPGQSVNYVESHDNHTLWDKIDICFSNESAEEKIRRHRLATSLVLLSQGIPFLHSGQEFFRTKYGVENSYQSPDEINQLDWNRKDQYLNNVEYIKGLILLRKRNKAFRLQSVEDIQRHVTINQQSNDIIQYLLHDLQGFKDEWETILVLINVNDSAEEAYCSEEGWNIIVEDGVVYQDEYPSVHGDRIMMNPISITILAK; from the coding sequence GTGAGGGATTTGCTGTCGATAAGAAGAAGTTTCTTTGCATATTTAGATGAAATGTCATTAATTACTGTTCTACTTCCCTATTCATATTTTCATGGGGAATCTACAGCCTTTTTATTAAAAGGTGAAAAGCATCCTATTAATCTTGTGATTGAATCAAAAGAAAAAATGCAGCATTTCGTTAAATACAAATGTCGTTTAAACGAAAAGATACAAATTGGCCAAAAATATGAGGTGGAAGATGGAAACAAGGGGATAACAGATTTACAAATAGGTGCTGTTATCAGAACACCTTCCTTTGATGAGGAATTTTATTATGATGGTCCATTAGGGGTAGATTATTCTTCGAATCAGCGTATTTTTTATCTTTGGGCTCCAACTGCACAACAAGTGAAGTTAGTGTTGCAATCTCCAGACCTATCAAATAAGGAACGAACAATTGTAGAGATGGAAAGGCAGGAAAAAGGTGTTTGGAAAACAATCTATGAAGATGAGGTGGAAGGATATTTTTACAGTTATCTAGTGCTGATTAACTTAGAATGGAAAGAAGCAATAGATCCGTATGCAGTTGCTGTTTCTGTTAATGGAGAAACAGGAGTGATTGTTGATTTAAATAAAACGAGAAGACAGAAACCTGTATTGCCAGCTCTAGACCATGCAGTCGATAGTGTAATATATGAAGCTCATATTAGGGATTTAACAATCCATCCAGATAGTGGGATTCAGCAAAAAGGAAAGTATCTAGGTGTAACAGAATTAAATACTGAAACGAATAAAAAGAAGCCTTCAGGCCTGTCCTATATCAAAGATTTAGGTGTTACCCATATAGAGTTTCTCCCAGTACATGACTTTGAAGAAATTGATGAATTAGAGGTATTGAAAAAGTACAATTGGGGATATAATCCTTCCCATTATAATGTTCCAGAGGGTAGCTATTCAACCGATCCCATTGATCCCTATGTAAGAATTAATGAACTAAAAGAGATGATTTATACTGTACAAGAGCAAGGAATTCGTGTCATATTAGATGTTGTTTATAACCATGTTTATAAAAAAGAGGATTCATCTTTTGAAAAAATTGTACCAGGTTATTTCTTCCGATATGACAAGTATGGAATGCCATCAAATGGAACGGGAGTAGGGAACGACATAGCTTCTGAAAGATCTATGGTGAGACGCTATATTGTGGATTCTGTCCGTTTTTGGATAGAAGAATATCAAATTGATGGATTGCGTTTTGATTTAATGGGGATTCTAGATTGCCAAACGATGAAGGAAGTACGTGCAATATGTGATAATGTCGATAAGAGCATATTAATAATTGGGGAAGGATGGGATCTTGCAACCCCTATAAATCATGATGAGAAGGCAATTATTGCTAATCAACAGTTACTGCCAAGGATTGGACAGTTTAATGACCAATTTAGAGATAAATTAAAAGGAAGTACCTTTGATATATATGATCGAGGATATGCGCTTGGAAATAAGCAATATAAAGATGAGATCCCTGAATTATTAGCTGGAAGCATTGGAACCTATAAGGATAAAGGGATGTTTTTTGAACCTGGTCAATCTGTAAATTATGTGGAATCTCATGATAATCATACGTTATGGGATAAGATTGATATATGTTTTTCTAATGAGTCAGCAGAAGAGAAGATAAGAAGACATCGGCTTGCAACGTCTCTCGTACTTCTTAGTCAAGGGATACCTTTCTTGCATTCAGGGCAAGAGTTTTTTCGAACGAAGTATGGTGTGGAAAATAGTTATCAATCACCAGACGAAATTAATCAGCTAGATTGGAATAGAAAGGATCAATATCTAAATAATGTTGAATATATAAAAGGCTTAATTTTATTAAGAAAAAGGAATAAAGCCTTTCGACTTCAATCTGTAGAAGACATACAAAGACATGTAACGATTAATCAGCAATCCAATGATATAATCCAGTATCTATTACATGACTTACAAGGCTTTAAGGATGAATGGGAAACCATCCTTGTATTGATTAATGTAAATGATTCTGCCGAAGAAGCATATTGTTCTGAAGAGGGTTGGAACATAATTGTGGAAGACGGTGTGGTATATCAGGATGAATATCCAAGTGTTCACGGAGATAGAATTATGATGAATCCTATTAGTATCACGATACTCGCCAAGTAA